GCTATCAAGGTTATATTCTTTTGTTTATGCACTGTAAAAACTTCTTTGTTTTTGCTACCCAAACTGTAAAAACTTCTTTGTTTTTGCTACTCGAATTGTGGAAGCTTTCGCCATGTCGCACAGTCAGCCCCTTGTTGTCACACTCATCGCCAATCCGGCACAGCCGGTTCTTGATACCACCGTTGCCGATAAAGCCGCAAGCGCCATTCACGCAAGTGCGGTTTACTGGCTTGCTGATACCATCGCCTGCGATATACCGGTGCCAGACGGCACATCCGCCACCGCTCTCTATAAAACCCTGCGCGCAACACTCGGTTCCCGGCCTATTGATATTGTTGTGCAATCCGTTAAGTCCCGCCGTAAAAAACTGCTGGTTGCCGATATGGATTCCACCATGATCGAACAGGAATGCATTGATGAACTGGCGGAAGCCATGGGCTTGCGCGGGCAGGTGGCCGACATCACCCGCCGCGCCATGAATGGTGAAATCGCCTTTGAACCGGCGCTGCGTGAGCGGGTTGCACTGCTTAAAGGCTTATCCTTGCCTGTCATTGACAGGATAATTGAAAACCATATCACACTGATGCCGGGCGGGCGGGCGCTTGTTCAAACCATGAAGGCAAACGGCGCTTACACCGCGCTTGTTTCCGGCGGTTTTACCCTGTTCACTGCAAACATCGCCGCAAAACTTGGCTTTGATGAACATCACGCCAACACACTTTCTCATGACGGTGAAAAACTCAACGGCCTTGTGCAGGAACCAATCCTCGGCAAACGAGCCAAGCTTGATACGCTTCTCGCCCTGTGTTTCAAGCTTGGGCTTACCCCTGATCAGGCAATCGCTGTCGGCGATGGCGCGAATGATCTTGCCATGTTGCAGACAGCAGGATCAGGCGTGGCGCTTCATGCCAGGCCAATTGTCGCGGAAGCGGCAAACATACGCATTGATCATGGCGATTTGAGCGCCCTGCTTTACCTGCAAGGCTATCGGAAAACGGACTTTGTTTCATGAGCATTGAAACCCCGCGCCTTATTCTTCGCAACTGGAAGGAACAGGAAAAAGCTGTTTTTCACCGCCTGAATGCGGATGAACAGGTTATGGCCTTTTTCCCCGCTCCACGCAGCCGGCAAGAATCCGCCCAGCTCTTTGAGCGCAACCGCAATAACCTTGATACAACCGGCCTTGGCTTTTACGCTCTGGAAGAAAAATCAAACCATGTGGTGATTGGCGTCATTCTTTTGCTGCCAACCGGCCTTGAACCTTATATCCTGAAAAACACCATTGAAATCGGCTGGCGCTTATTGCCGGAATATTGGGGCAGGGGCTATGCGACAGAAGCCGCCCGCGCCCTGCTGGCATATGGCCTTGACACGCTGAAGCTTGCTGAAATCGTCAGTTTCGCCGTGTGGAACAACACGCGCTCCATCGCTGTTATGCACCGCCTTGGCATGGTGGAAGACCAGCAAGGCAGTTTCGACCACCCGCGTGTGCCGGACAGCACACAGCATCTGAAACGCCATGTGCTGTTCCGCATCAAAAAAACCGGCCTGAGTTTATACCTCACCGTTTTTCAGTGTCCAGTTGTCCTGTTCTTCCAGCAGCTTCGTTTTTTCCACAGCCGTTTTTTTCAAAACCAGCCGGCCACCCTTATCCAGATATTTGATTGCCCCATAGCAGACAGCCAGCCACACAACCCATATGGCGCCGACATAAAGCGCCGGTCTGGTTTCTTCGATAACGCCCAGCAGGCCGATGACAAACACCATGAACACAATGGCAAGAATCGGCCCGGCCGGCCAGAACGGTATAGGATATTTAAGGCTTTTGCGCTCTTCCGGTGACATTTTCAACCGCATACAGAATTGCGACAGCAAGATCATCAGCCAGACAAACACCGTGGCAAAAGTCGCCATAGCCGCCACAAGGAAGAAAAGCTGGTCATGCCAGTAGAAATTCAGCACCACCCCTAACAGCAGAACCGGCAATATCACCAGAACCGCAACCGTAGGTACGCCGGTTTTTGATACATGGACCAACGGTTTGAAAGCCTGGCCCTCCTGAGCCAGACCGTGCATCATGCGTCCCGCGCCATAAATATCGCTGTTAACAGCAGAAACAGCCGCCGTAATCACCACAAAATTAAAAATATGCGCAGCATAATGAAAACCCTGATGTTCAAAGATAATGACAAACGGGCTTTCATCTTTAATCTTGATCAATTCATCCCACGGATACATTGACATCAAGACCGCCAGCGCCAGCACATAAAACAACAGAATACGGAAAGGAATTGTATTGATGGCTTTGGGAATAGCCTTTTCAGCATTCTGCGCTTCCGCTGCCGTCAGGCCGATAATCTCAATCCCGCCAAAGGCGAAAACCACCACGCTGAAAGCGGCGACAAATCCCCAGCCGCCGGTGGCGAACCAGCCGCCATGTGTCCACAGATTGCTGAATGTCATCGGAAACTGCGCCTGGGCGCTGCCGAAACCGAAAATGATAAGCGCCGCGCCCGCCACAATCAGCCCGATAATCGCCGCAACCTTGATAAGCGAAAGCCAGAACTCAAGCTCGCCATAGGCTTTGACGGCAAAAAGATTGATAGCAATAATAATCAGGGTAATACCCAGCGCCCATATCCATGGCGCGACTTCGGGGTACCAGAACCCCATATAGGCAGAAAAGGCGGTGATATCAGCCACACAAACCAGCGCCATTTCAAATACATAACTCCACCCGGTCATAAAACCCGCCAAAGGCGAGATATAGGAACCGGCATACCGGCCGAAAGACCCGGGCAGCGGATTATGCAGAGCCATTTCACCAAGCGCCCGCATCACCATAAAGGCAGCAAGGCCGGCAATACAATAAGCGATCAGAACCGCCGGCCCGGCAAGCCTGATCGCACTGCCTGAACCCATGAAAAGTCCTGTACCGATAGCAGAGCCAAGCGCGATAAACATAATATGCCGCTTGGTCAGCCCTTTTTTCAATGTATTCATCTTATCCATCTGAAGCCTCCTTCTTCTAACACCCCCTCCTTGATTTGTCATTCATCCATTTGGAGAAAATGCCGCCGTACCGGTTTCAGAAAAAACCATCTGCTCGGGCACACTCTGCGTTTTCTTTGCCCAAACATAGTAAAACAGTGATGTAACACATAAAGCAACAAGCCAGGAAATATCCGCCCCTGCCAGCATTTTGGCAATTGCGCCCTGATAAAACGCAAAATTGAAAAACGGCACCTGCACCAGAATACCGATCGCATAACACACAAGCGCCGGAATATTATAAACGCCATATCTGCCCTTGGGGTCATACAGCGCCGGAATATCAACGCGCTCCTTGGAAATCAGGTAATAATCAATCAGATTGATTGCGCTCCATGGCGTAAACACCGTCAACAGCAACAGCATGAAACTCTTGAACCGGCTCAAGAAATCAGCGCTTGCCCATATACCGATCAGCACAGACAGGGCGATAAAGCTGCAAATACAGCCTATCCGCACCGCTTTGCTGACAGTATTGCGGTTCTGAAATGCGCTGAACGCGGTGATCATCGTCATGCAACCGCCATAGGCATTGAGCGAATTAACAGTGATTTTGCCCAGGACAATCAGCGCATAGGCGGTAAAAGCAGCCAGGGCCGGCCCGGCCAGCATACCGATAACACCAATCTGGTTGGCAAGAAACGAAGGATCAAGCGCCGCTATCAGCACGCCGAAAGTCATGGCGATTTGCGAACCGATCACTGCGCCCAGAAATGTTGACCAGAAAGTTTTGGCCGCCGATGTCTGTGAGGGCAGATAGCGCGAATAATCGGCAACATAGGGCGCATAGGTCATCTGCCATCCGGCCGCGAGGGCAACAGCGGTCAAAAATGTCGCAATGGAAAACGGTTTCTGGCCGAACGCCTCAGCAACTGCATAAACAGAAAACAGCCGGTAAAGGATATAACCAAAGCCAAGACAGGCGATCATTGTCGCAAAACGCCCGACCCAGTGAATCAGCCGGTAACCGACAACAACAATGACACCCGTCAAACAGCCGAAAACAATCATGCCGAACGCCGGTGTTTCAACCCCGGCAACAAGATTGATCGCCTGTCCCGAAAGCACTGTGCCCGTCGCCGCAAACCCCAGATACATAATGATAACAAGCAGCAATGGCAAAGTTGCGCCTTTGACACCGAATTGCGCCCGGCTTGATATCATCTGCGGCAGGCCGAGCCTTGGCCCCTGTACCGCATGCAGCGCCATGACAATACCGCCCAGACAATTGCCAATCAACAGGCCGATAATGGCGGCCAGCGCCTCCGCGCCGAAAACAACAGCCAGCGCCCCGTCCACCACCGCGGTAATTTGCAGGGTTGTCGCCATCCAGAGTGTAAACTGGTTTTTTGCTGTGCCATGGCGCTCACATTCCGGCACACGATCAATCGTGCGCCCTTCAACAAGTCTGTTACTTGCCGTCATAATTCTCAACTCCCGTTTATCCTGTATACCAGCCAGAAGCCGATAACTCCCTATTCCTGTCAAAACAGGATTCAGTATCACTTATTCCTTCCACAAAGCGATCATAAACAGCGTTACAGGTTTTTGCGCCATTGTCACCCAAATTTTTTGGTCTTCCAACAAAATCAGGGTATCCCCGGCCCCTACCGCCAGCTCTTCATTGCCGGTATGGGCAATTGCAGCATCTGCAAACACAACGAAAGTCTGATCAGCTGTATTCGCGAGCTGTGTTTCTCCGTTCACGCACAACCGCTGCATCAGATGGCGGAAGTCCCCGCGCCGTGTCATCATGTTAAGATCTGTTGTCACCCCGCCAAGGCAGCGCGCGGAAACCGCCGCACCACCGTCAAAGGCATAAACACCGGCGTCCTTATCAAGGACAACCTCTTTGCCTTCCACATCAAGCGCCACCCCGTCGCCCTTGACCAGGGCGATGGAGCGGTCAATATCAGTAAAGGAGGAAAACGGCCCTGATTGAGCAATGGTTGCCATGCTCAGCCGCCAGCCAAACCCGCCATCGCGCCCCTGAGCACATGCGATTTCGCGGGTTTCACCACCACCATTTTTCCATGGCATGGTTTTATAACCGGCCGCTTTCAACCATTGCATGATGTTCTCCTCCTTTACCCCCTGCGATCAGTTGCCCAGAATACCGGGCAGACGCAACTGGTGCTCGCGGGCGCAGTCAAGGGCAAGATCATAACCCGCATCCGCATGACGCATGACGCCGGTTGCCGGATCATTCCACAGCACACGGCCAAGCCGCCGCGCCGCATCTTCACTGCCATCACAGCAGATAACCATGCCTGAATGCTGGCTGAACCCCATACCGACACCGCCGCCATGGTGCAATGACACCCATGTCGCACCTGACGCAGTGTTGAGCAAGGCGTTGAGCAGCGGCCAGTCAGACACTGCGTCCGAACCGTCCTGCATCGCTTCCGTTTCCCGGTTGGGTGAGGAAACAGAACCGGAGTCCAGATGATCACGGCCAATGACAACCGGCGCGGAAAGCTCGCCATTCCTCACCATTTCATTAAAGGCAAGGCCAAGACGGTGGCGCTCGCCCAGGCCCACCCAGCAGATACGCGCCGGCAAGCCCTGAAAGGCAATGCGCTCACGCGCCATATCCAGCCAGTTATGCAGATGTTTGTCATCGGGGATGAGCTCTTTCACCTTCCGGTCGGTTTTATAGATATCTTCCGGGTCACCCGAAAGCGCCGCCCAGCGGAACGGGCCGATACCGCGGCAGAACAGCGGGCGGATATAGGCCGGCACAAAGCCCGGAAAATCAAAAGCGTTTTCAAGGCCCTCTTCCAGCGCCATCTGCCGGATATTGTTGCCATAGTCAAAGGTCGGAATCCCCGCATGATGAAAATCAAGCATTGCCTTGACGTGCATCTTCATCGCAGCGCGGGCTGCTTTTTCCACCCCTTCCGGGTCGGACACCCGCTTTTCTTTCCACTGTTCCATTGTCCAGCCGGCCGGCAGATAGCCGTTGACCGGGTCATGCGCTGAAGTCTGGTCTGTCACCATATCGGGGTGGATACCGCGGCGCACCATTTCGGGCAGAATTTCCGCCGCATTGCCAAGCAGGGCCACTGATTTGGCCTCACCCTTTTTGGTCCATTCATCAATCATCGCCAGCGCTTCATCGAGCGTTTCGGCCTTTTCATCGACATAGCGGGTGCGCAGGCGGAAATCGATGCTGTCGGGGTTGCATTCAATGGCAAGGCATGACGCCCCCGCCATGACGGCGGCCAGCGGCTGCGCCCCGCCCATGCCGCCAAGGCCCGCGGTCAGCACCCAGCGCCCTTTCAACTCACCGTTATAATGGCGCCGCCCCGCCTCGACAAAGGTTTCATACGTGCCCTGCACAATTCCCTGCGTGCCGATGTAAATCCATGACCCCGCTGTCATCTGGCCATACATCATCAGGCCTTTTTTATCGAGTTCGTTAAAATGTTGCCAGTTTGCCCAATGCGGCACAATGTTGGAATTGGCAATCAGCACACGGGGTGCATCCTTATGGGTTTTAAAAACCCCGACCGGCTTGCCCGACTGCACCATCAGGGTTTCATCCTCTTCCAGCGAGCTCAGGGTTTCAACAATCTTGTCATAAGCCGCCCAGTTGCGGGCAGCGCGGCCAATGCCGCCATACACCACCAGTTCATGCGGATTTTCAGCAACATCCGGGTCAAGATTGTTCATCAGCATGCGCAACGGCGCTTCTGTCAGCCAGCTTTTGGCCGACAGGGTGTTGCCCTGTGGCGCACGGATTTCACGGGCGTTGTGGCGTGAATTGATTTCGTTCATAGTCATCTCCCAAGTCTGGTGTTGTCACAATGTGGTTTCTTCATGCTTTACCGGTGCGGCTTTCTCCCGAACACACCATGCCTGTCCTAACCCTGCGCCGCCTGCCTCACCGCAAGCAACACAGCTTGCAGATGTGTTCTCAGGCGCCGGGCTTTTTCCCCGTCATAGGCAAAAGGCGGGGTTTCCGAACCAAGATGCGTTGCCTGCGCCAGCTCCATCTGCAAGGCATAAACTTTTTCCTGCGGGCGGCCATAATGGCGCGTTGTCCAGCCGCCTTTGAAACGCCCGTTTAAAATATGGCTGTAGCCACTGCTGCGCTCAAGCACCGCCATCACCGCCTGTTCAATCTGCGGGGTTGCGGTTTCACCGTTATTGGTGCCGACATTGAAATCCGGCAATCTGCCTTCAAACAAAAACGGAATATGCGAACGGATGGAATGGCAGTCATAAAGAACCGCAAAACCATGCAGGGCCTTGACCCGTTCAATCTCTGCCTGCAGGGCCTGATGGTAGGGCATATGGAATGTCTGTTTGCGCCGTTCTGTTTCCGCCTCATCAGGGGCGTTTTCCCATATATCGCGCCCGTCAAAATCCGTGAGCGGCACCAGCGTTGTCGTGTTCTGTCCCGGATAAAGGCTTGCACCGGAAGGGTCCCGGTTGGCATCAATGCAATAACGGTGGAAAACCGCCCGCACCGTTGTCACATCATCAACAAGCCCGTCATAAAGCTGCTCGATATGCCAGTCGGTATCAGCCAGAAGACGGCCATTGTCGTTGAGACAGGCAGCAATATCGTCCGGCACCCAGGTGCCGGTATGCGGCATGCCGAGTATCAGCGGCGAAGCGCCTCGCTTTACCTCAAACACCTTCATCTGCCCACCTCCAGAACCGGCACAGCATCAGCAGGCAAAGCGCCGAGAATTTTGCCCTGTGCTATCATATGGCTCATAGCCGCCAGATCATCGGCCATATAACGGTCAACCTCAAGCACCGGCACAGCATCATGAATACGCGCAATGACCTTTTCCAGCAGCGGGCTGGTTTTCAACGGCGCGCGGAAGGTAACGCCCTGCGCACCGGCCAGCGCCTCAATGCCAAGAATGGCAAACAGATTGTCGCTCATCGCCAGCAGGCGGCGCGCACCATGGCAGGCCATGGACACATGGTCTTCCTGATTGGCGGATGTCGGGGTGGAATCAACCGAAGCCGGATGCGCCATCTGCTTGTTTTCCGACATCAGCGCCGCAGACGTCACTTCCGCAATCATCAGCCCGGAATTAAGGCCGGGCTTGGCGGCCAGAAATGCCGGCAGCCCGTAGGAAAGCGCCGGATCAACCAGCAAGGCGATACGCCGCTGGGCAATCGCGCCGATCTCGCAAATGGCAATGGCAATCTGGTCAGCGGCGAAAGCCACCGGTTCGGCATGGAAATTGCCGCCGGAGATAACGCTGTCATCGCTGAGCACTAGCGGATTATCCGTCACGGCATTGGCCTCTGTCTGCAGGGTTGCCGCGGCTGCCAGCAACAGATCAAGGCAGGCGCCGTCAACCTGCGGCTGGCAGCGGATACAATACGGGTCCTGCACGCGCTCATCATTCTGCGTATGGCTATTACGGATAGCCGAACCCTCAAGCAGCAGGCGCAAAGTGCGTGCGGTGGCAATCTGCCCGTAATGACCGCGCAGAGTGTGAATATCAGGGTGGAACGGCGCGGTGGACCCCATCGCGGCATCCGTTGACAATGCCCCGGTCACCAGCGCGTTACACAAGGCGCGCCAGGCGCGGAACAGCCCGGCCAGCGCCAGAGCTGTAGACGTCTGCGTACCGTTAATCAGCGCCAGCCCTTCCTTGGCTGCCAGCACCACGGGGTCAAGCCCGGCTTTTTCCAGCGCGCTTTTACCGCTCATGCGCTCACCATGATAAAACGCCTCGCCCTCACCCATCATCACCGCCGCCATATGCGCCAGCGGGGCAAGGTCGCCAGACGCGCCGACAGAACCTTTTTCAGGGATAAGCGGGACAACGCCTTTTTCCAGCATCGCTTCAATCAGCCGCACCAGTTCAAGCCGCACGCCGGACGCGCCACGGCCAAGGGATACAAGCTTGAGTGTCATAATCAGCCGGACGATATTTTCCGGCAAGGGCGCGCCGATCCCGCAACAATGAGACAGGATAAGATTGCGTTGCAGCGTTGTAACATCAGAACTGGGAATTTTGATTGACGCCAGTTTGCCAAAACCGGTATTCACCCCGTAAACCGGCTCATTGCCGACAGAAATTTCCGCAATACGGGCCGCGCCTTTTTTAATGGCCGCATCATTGGCCGGATCCAGCCTCGCCGCTGTGCCGTTCCAGTAAACATCTGCAAGGTCGTTTAATATTACTTTCCCCGGGGATAAAAGAATTGTCATAATATTGCTCCTCCTTTTATATTCTTTGCTATAAAGATTGCGATGAAATAAAACGGGCATAAAGCGGATTAAAGCCGATGCGGTAAACAAGCTCTGCAGGCTCGGCAATATCCCACACGGCCAGATCAGCGCATTTACCCGCTTCAAGCGTGCCGCAGCTTGCCTGCAAACCCAGCGCCTGCGCCGCATGCCGCGTCACAGCGCGCAAACATTCATCCACCCGCAATGAAAACAGCGTTGCCGCCATATTCATGGTCAAAAGCAGCGAGGTGAGCGGTGAAGTGCCCGGGTTGCAATCTGTCGCCAGCGCAATCGGCACCCGCGCTTTGCGCAAGGCCGCAACAGGCGGCTTTTGTGTTTCATGAATGGTATAGAACGCCCCGGGCAGCAGCACTGCGACCGTTCCTGCTTCGGCCATTGCTGCAACACCGGCTTCATCGAGATATTCCAGATGGTCAGCCGACAGCGCATGATAAGAGGCCGCCAGTTTTGCTCCGCCCAGATTGCTCAATTGCTCGGCATGGAGTTTTACCGGCAGACCTGAAGCTTTTGCCTTGTCAAACACCCGCGCCATCTGTTCCGGCGAAAAGGCGATGTTTTCACAAAAGCCGTCAACAGCGTCCACCAGCCCTTGCGCATGCGCTGTTTCAATCACCGGCAGAACAACATCTGTAATATAATCATCCGCCCGCCCCTTATACTCTTCCGGCAGGGCATGCGCCGTAAGGCAACTCGTCCGGACACGGACAGGGCGCAGTTCACCAATCCGGCGCGCGGCGCGCAGCATATTGAGTTCGGTTTCCAGCGACAGCCCGTAACCGGATTTGATTTCCATGGTGGTGACGCCTTCAGCAAGCAGGGCATCCACCCGCGGCAGGGCAGTGGCGACCAGTTCATCAACCGACAGCTTCCGCGTGGCGCGCACGGTGGAAACAATGCCGCCGCCGGCACGCGCTATCGCCTCATAAGAAGCGCCTTCAAGCCGCATTTCAAATTCTTTCGCCCGGTTGCCGCCATAGACAACATGGGTGTGGCAGTCAATCAGGCCGGGCGACACCCAGCGCCCGCCGACATCAATGGTTTCACATTGCGCTGTTACCTGTGGTGCTGCCTTTTCCTCACCGGCAAAAACAATTTTTCCATCACGGACAAGGACCGCCCCCTCCTCGACAATGCCAAGCCCCTCCTGCGGCGCCCCCCTTTGCGGGGCCATGGTCATCAACCGGGCATTTTTGACAAGATACTCCCCCGTTCCCGACATTCGGGATAACAAATCTGTTGCACCATTTGTCATTGCAAACCTCCCAGTTTTTTAATAATGTATATACATATAAGCCGCTTTGACAAGAGGGTTTTTTATAAAAATAAATTTGCAGAATGGAGGATGAGATGCAAAAAATTCTGGCGCACGCCCTGTTAACGGATGATGGCTGGCACAGGGATATTGTCCTGTCCCATGACAACGGCATGATAACCGGCCTGGAGGATGACAGCGGCAAACAAACCTACGATTGCGCGGCCGATGTCCTTGTTGCCGGCATGCCCAATCTGCACAGCCATGCCTTTCAGCGCGCCATGGCCGGCTTTGCCGAGCGGCGCGGCGCAACCCCCGACAGTTTCTGGAGCTGGCGCAAGGAAATGTACCGGCTGGCGCTTTCCATGACACCGCAACAGGTGGAAGCTGTCGCCGCCCAACTTTACATGGAAATGCTGGAAGCAGGCTTTACCCGTGTCGGCGAATTTCACTATCTCCACCATGACGGGAACGGCAGGCCTTATGCCGATATGGGCGAAATGGCCGGGCGAATCGCCGCCGCAGCCGCGCAGACCGGCATCAATCTCACCCTGCTGCCGGTTTTCTATGCCCATGCCGGTTTTGGCGGCAAACCCGCCGATGACGGGCAGAAACGTTTTATCAACACGCCGGAAAGCTTTGCCCGTTTGCTGGAAGCCTGCCAGACGCACCTTGCCCCGCTTGCCAATGCCGTGCTCGGCATTGCCCCTCACAGCCTGCGCGCTGTCACAAAGGAAGAACTTGCAGCCATTCTGCCGCTGGCAAAACAGGCGCCGGTGCATATTCACATTGCCGAGCAGATCAAGGAGGTGGAAGATTGCCTGGCCGCGACAGGGCAGCGGCCGGTTGAATGGCTGCTTGACCACGCGCCGGTTGATGAACGCTGGTGCCTTATCCACGCCACCCATATGACGGAAACGGAAACGGTCAATATAGCGAAAAGCGGCGCGGTCGCAGGGCTGTGCCCGATAACGGAAGCCAATCTGGGCGACGGGATTTTCAATGCCCTGCCTTATCTCGCCCATAACGGCGCCTATGGTATCGGCTCGGACTCCAATGTATGTATTGCGGTGAATGAAGAATTGCGCCAGTTTGAATATTCTGTCCGCCTTGACACACACATGCGCAATGCTGTCGCCCGGCCTGACAGCTCCAACGGGCGTGTTTTGTTTGACGGCGCGCGGGCTGGCGGCGCGCGGGCCCTGGGGGCGGCCAGTCCTCTGGCTGTCGGCAGCCCGGCCGATCTTGTCGCGCTCAACCTTCAGGGGCAGGACTGGATCAGGCAGGACGCCATCCTTGACAGCTGGATTTTTGCCGGTAACATCGCGGTCGATTCTGTCTGGGTAGCGGGCAGGCAGGTTGTCCATAACGGCCGCCACAAAGCGCGCGACACCATCAACAGGCACTTTGGCACAGCCATGCGCCAGCTTTTCGCCTCATAAACCACGGGCAGGGACTGTA
This is a stretch of genomic DNA from Candidatus Tokpelaia hoelldoblerii. It encodes these proteins:
- the hutF gene encoding Formiminoglutamate deiminase (bhsal12650), encoding MQKILAHALLTDDGWHRDIVLSHDNGMITGLEDDSGKQTYDCAADVLVAGMPNLHSHAFQRAMAGFAERRGATPDSFWSWRKEMYRLALSMTPQQVEAVAAQLYMEMLEAGFTRVGEFHYLHHDGNGRPYADMGEMAGRIAAAAAQTGINLTLLPVFYAHAGFGGKPADDGQKRFINTPESFARLLEACQTHLAPLANAVLGIAPHSLRAVTKEELAAILPLAKQAPVHIHIAEQIKEVEDCLAATGQRPVEWLLDHAPVDERWCLIHATHMTETETVNIAKSGAVAGLCPITEANLGDGIFNALPYLAHNGAYGIGSDSNVCIAVNEELRQFEYSVRLDTHMRNAVARPDSSNGRVLFDGARAGGARALGAASPLAVGSPADLVALNLQGQDWIRQDAILDSWIFAGNIAVDSVWVAGRQVVHNGRHKARDTINRHFGTAMRQLFAS